A genomic window from Desulfonatronovibrio magnus includes:
- a CDS encoding sodium/glutamate symporter, with protein MNLEQIFYALIIIGILLIAGKIIRRKFEIFQKLFIPASIIAGFIGLILGHQVLGNGLQLIIKQEHWLWQGLFPQSILDVWSGLPGLLISVVFAALFLGKKIPPVKEIWHKAGPMVAHGQTMAWGQYVIGISLALFLLTPVWGISPLSGALIEISFEGGHGTAAGLADTFKELGFADGADLALALATVGVVMGTLLGILLINWGVRTGRINPPDKTSSQDMEELADHDERETQNLDIDKFSAMTEPLSLHLALVGAAIGFGWLLHQGLMILERMAFGGSDFELMRHVPLFPLAMIGGVLIQIFLDKVHYSKYIDRKLINRISGAALDILIVSALATLSLMAIGENIYPFLIIAAAGIAWNLFGFIVLAPLMFPRNSFAMGMGNFGQCMGMTVIGLLLMRIVDPDNKTGAMESFGYKQLMFEPVVGGGLFTAASLPLIYQFGPAPILAGTSVLALAWLIFGLIYFGPQKNSKKMQNTEEDAAQ; from the coding sequence ATGAACCTTGAACAAATATTCTATGCACTAATCATTATTGGCATTCTGCTCATTGCAGGAAAAATAATTCGTCGCAAATTCGAAATCTTTCAAAAGCTATTCATACCCGCGTCCATCATTGCCGGCTTTATCGGGCTGATTTTAGGCCACCAGGTCCTTGGCAACGGTCTTCAATTGATAATCAAACAAGAACACTGGCTCTGGCAGGGTCTATTCCCGCAAAGCATTCTTGATGTCTGGTCAGGACTTCCCGGGCTGCTTATAAGCGTGGTTTTTGCTGCCCTGTTTCTCGGCAAAAAAATTCCTCCAGTAAAAGAAATCTGGCATAAAGCAGGCCCCATGGTGGCTCATGGTCAAACCATGGCCTGGGGACAATATGTAATAGGCATTTCCCTTGCTCTTTTTCTGCTGACTCCCGTGTGGGGCATCAGCCCCTTATCCGGAGCACTGATAGAAATCAGCTTTGAAGGCGGCCATGGGACTGCTGCAGGCCTTGCCGATACTTTTAAGGAGCTTGGTTTTGCAGATGGAGCAGATCTGGCTCTGGCGCTGGCAACTGTTGGGGTTGTAATGGGAACTCTTCTTGGCATTTTGCTCATCAACTGGGGAGTTCGTACTGGCAGGATTAATCCCCCTGACAAAACCAGCAGTCAGGACATGGAAGAACTTGCAGACCATGATGAAAGAGAGACCCAAAATCTTGATATTGATAAATTCAGCGCCATGACCGAGCCTCTTTCCCTGCATCTGGCTTTGGTCGGTGCAGCCATAGGCTTTGGCTGGCTTTTACATCAGGGACTTATGATCTTGGAACGAATGGCTTTTGGTGGAAGTGACTTTGAACTTATGCGCCACGTGCCTCTTTTTCCCCTGGCCATGATTGGCGGCGTCCTTATCCAGATCTTTCTGGATAAAGTACATTACTCAAAATACATTGACCGCAAACTTATAAATCGCATTTCTGGTGCAGCATTAGATATACTTATTGTTTCTGCCCTGGCTACACTGTCATTAATGGCCATTGGCGAAAATATCTATCCCTTTTTAATAATTGCAGCTGCAGGAATAGCCTGGAACCTCTTTGGTTTTATCGTGCTTGCCCCGCTTATGTTTCCGAGAAACTCTTTTGCCATGGGCATGGGTAACTTTGGGCAATGCATGGGAATGACAGTCATAGGACTTCTGCTTATGCGTATTGTTGACCCTGACAACAAAACAGGTGCCATGGAAAGCTTTGGCTACAAGCAGCTGATGTTTGAGCCGGTTGTAGGAGGAGGCTTGTTCACTGCAGCTTCCCTGCCACTAATCTATCAATTCGGCCCTGCACCAATACTCGCTGGAACTTCGGTCTTAGCTCTGGCATGGCTGATATTTGGACTGATTTATTTCGGACCACAAAAAAACAGCAAAAAAATGCAAAACACAGAGGAAGATGCTGCTCAGTAA
- a CDS encoding aromatic amino acid transport family protein, with product MHSQNKQVSPGTGLIIACSALIAGNLVGAGILGLPINTGLAGLGPSMLAMIAGGAMMFLTAVILGEQSAKGRNETFDYPSLYETFLGRFGKWAAIIANMIILYGLLTAYFTGGAKIVASLAGIEGQATLVTLFFAMPLIVLTCINLSIIQRLNTFLVIFLAGTFILLVALSSGHVELSRANYSDWFFLPATLPIIVTAFHFHNIIPTVSTQLNWDMKAFKKAVLLGMFMAFIMNSLWVLVGIGVVPLTGENSILAAWHTNTPATIPMGVIIANPVFIIMGSVFALVAISTSFLANGLGLQGFLRDLLYNTFGINNRVMVIFATFTPPLLTALVYPDIFLKALDIVGGVGIVILFGILPTLIVILDKAHSTKMRIICSLALVFAGAILLMEIFQEIGMLRLHPWADIHASGN from the coding sequence ATGCATAGTCAAAACAAACAGGTATCGCCGGGCACTGGGCTCATTATTGCCTGCTCAGCTCTAATTGCAGGCAATCTGGTGGGGGCTGGGATTCTTGGTCTGCCAATAAATACAGGACTTGCAGGTCTTGGTCCATCAATGCTGGCCATGATTGCAGGCGGGGCAATGATGTTTTTAACCGCTGTAATCCTTGGAGAGCAGTCAGCCAAAGGCCGAAACGAGACTTTTGACTACCCTTCCCTGTATGAAACTTTTCTGGGCAGATTCGGCAAATGGGCAGCCATCATTGCCAATATGATAATCCTTTATGGACTGCTAACCGCATATTTTACTGGAGGAGCTAAGATTGTAGCCAGTCTGGCAGGAATTGAGGGTCAGGCAACGCTGGTTACCCTGTTTTTTGCCATGCCCCTGATCGTGCTGACATGCATAAACTTATCCATTATTCAGCGCCTGAATACTTTTCTGGTGATTTTTCTTGCTGGAACGTTTATTCTGCTGGTGGCCTTAAGTTCCGGACACGTAGAATTATCAAGGGCTAATTATTCAGACTGGTTTTTTTTACCAGCCACCCTGCCCATCATTGTTACGGCATTTCATTTCCATAACATAATCCCCACGGTCAGCACTCAGCTGAACTGGGATATGAAGGCTTTTAAAAAGGCAGTATTGCTGGGAATGTTTATGGCCTTTATCATGAATTCCCTGTGGGTTCTGGTGGGCATCGGAGTGGTACCCCTGACTGGCGAAAACAGTATTCTTGCTGCCTGGCACACCAATACTCCGGCTACAATTCCCATGGGAGTCATTATTGCAAATCCTGTATTTATAATAATGGGATCTGTTTTTGCCCTGGTGGCCATTTCCACATCATTTCTTGCCAATGGTCTGGGTTTACAGGGATTTCTCCGTGATCTTCTCTATAACACCTTTGGAATAAACAACCGGGTTATGGTTATCTTTGCCACCTTTACCCCCCCTCTTCTAACTGCGCTTGTCTATCCTGATATCTTTCTCAAAGCTCTGGACATTGTTGGAGGCGTCGGCATTGTAATTTTATTCGGCATCCTTCCTACACTCATAGTCATCTTAGATAAAGCCCATTCTACCAAAATGCGCATTATATGCAGTCTGGCCTTAGTTTTTGCAGGAGCCATCCTGTTGATGGAAATTTTTCAGGAAATAGGAATGCTGCGCCTTCATCCGTGGGCGGACATCCATGCTTCAGGTAATTAA
- a CDS encoding ATP-binding protein — MRFYDREAELKILQDMRLQSRQKARMTFIVGRRRVGKTRLIKEAFSSDNLVYFFVAKKNENLLCEEYCSIIQESLGAKIIGQISSFSQIFEYLLEYSCNHPFTLAIDEFQEFVTVNPAVYSEIQHLWDTYKERSKMNLVLCGSVYSLMKKIFENSKEPLYGRADRKIVLKPLGTNILKQIMSDYHPDYSNRDLLCFFMLTGGIARYIELLVEQNALSLDSMIRAVLDEHSFFLYEGRDVLIDEFGKDHATYFSILSLIAGSRTARPEMESLLGKNIGGHLERMEKDYGIIHKVRPLFAKPGSRNQKYAIDDNFLNFWFRFIFKNLSAVEMGNMDYVFNVVQRDLDTFSGAFLEKYFIQEMKLSGKFNRIGPSWERKNKNEIDIVAVNDMDKKLVMAEVKLNKKHINLNVLRRKAVNILASHQQYTAEFIGLSLSDMSPAP, encoded by the coding sequence ATGCGTTTTTATGACAGGGAAGCTGAGCTGAAGATCCTGCAGGATATGCGTTTACAGTCAAGACAAAAAGCCAGAATGACCTTTATTGTCGGAAGAAGAAGAGTTGGTAAAACCAGATTAATCAAAGAGGCATTTTCTTCTGATAATCTTGTATATTTTTTTGTAGCCAAAAAAAATGAAAACTTACTTTGTGAAGAGTACTGCAGTATTATTCAGGAATCCCTGGGAGCTAAAATCATAGGCCAGATTTCAAGCTTTTCCCAGATATTTGAGTATCTGCTTGAGTACTCCTGCAATCATCCATTTACCCTTGCAATAGATGAATTCCAGGAGTTTGTTACGGTCAATCCTGCTGTATATTCTGAAATACAGCACCTCTGGGATACATACAAAGAACGTTCAAAAATGAACCTTGTGCTTTGTGGTTCTGTATATTCTTTAATGAAAAAAATCTTTGAAAACAGCAAAGAGCCTCTTTATGGCCGGGCAGACAGGAAAATAGTGCTTAAACCTCTTGGCACAAACATTCTCAAGCAGATAATGAGTGATTACCATCCGGATTATTCAAACAGGGATTTGCTGTGTTTTTTTATGCTTACTGGAGGAATTGCCAGATACATTGAGCTGCTGGTTGAACAAAATGCCCTGAGCCTGGACAGCATGATCCGGGCTGTGCTTGATGAGCATTCTTTTTTTCTCTATGAGGGCCGCGATGTATTGATTGATGAATTTGGAAAGGATCATGCAACCTATTTTTCAATTTTATCCCTTATTGCCGGTTCAAGAACAGCCAGACCTGAAATGGAAAGTCTTCTTGGGAAAAATATCGGCGGCCACTTGGAACGAATGGAAAAAGACTATGGAATCATCCACAAGGTCAGACCGCTTTTCGCCAAACCAGGAAGTAGAAATCAGAAGTATGCCATAGATGATAACTTTCTTAACTTCTGGTTTCGCTTCATTTTCAAAAACCTGAGTGCCGTAGAGATGGGCAACATGGACTATGTATTCAATGTAGTACAGCGTGACTTGGACACCTTCAGCGGGGCATTCCTGGAAAAGTACTTTATTCAAGAGATGAAACTGTCTGGAAAATTCAACCGCATTGGACCTTCATGGGAGCGCAAGAATAAAAATGAGATCGATATCGTGGCGGTCAATGATATGGACAAAAAACTGGTCATGGCTGAAGTAAAACTAAACAAAAAACATATTAATCTTAATGTTCTTCGCAGAAAAGCTGTCAACATTCTGGCTTCGCATCAGCAATACACTGCTGAATTCATAGGCCTTTCTCTAAGTGATATGTCCCCAGCGCCATGA
- a CDS encoding type I restriction enzyme endonuclease domain-containing protein yields MTRFIRLRSDFFCSPSFDKARYTDWDRRDDIKAELKADLIILLAEHGYPPVDRDEVYKEIFEQAENFKKYQTRVGA; encoded by the coding sequence ATGACAAGATTCATAAGGTTAAGAAGTGATTTTTTTTGTAGCCCGTCTTTCGACAAGGCCAGATACACGGACTGGGACCGCCGTGACGATATCAAGGCCGAACTCAAGGCTGATCTGATCATTCTCCTGGCCGAGCACGGCTATCCCCCGGTGGACCGGGATGAAGTATATAAGGAAATCTTTGAACAGGCTGAGAATTTCAAGAAGTATCAAACCAGGGTCGGGGCTTGA
- a CDS encoding DNA cytosine methyltransferase gives MEYTTKNEVNDLSIFQEDQRIYDQRACGRLRGSSTSFRIIDAFSGAGGMTLGFSGFLNHAFKPVWANDFDKYCVETYNKNFGGHCIPGDIVEILKNPAITIPDADVVIGGPPCQGFSLLNKNRDGDPRKQLWRPFLEIVERSGAKAFVMENVPQLLGSFEHGEIIGMAQAMGFKVWAEVLCAADYGVPQTRRRAFIIGCRIIDPKVLFPPRKTHYNPNGKNSKHSSSLLKLSDYLHKPKKWKSVRDAIGDLPPPEGTEIRNVPPPLDLHFGRNPTELSRKRYRAIPDEGMNRFDLQKVAPDLTPKCWLRKKSGGTDLFGRLWWDKPAFTIRTEFFKPEKGRYLHPQQHRPITHREAARLQTFPDEFVLKGTKIEIAKQIGNAVPPVMAARVADVVYTLLTFKGYHNG, from the coding sequence ATGGAATACACCACCAAAAACGAAGTTAATGATCTTTCCATCTTTCAAGAAGACCAGAGGATTTATGATCAAAGAGCATGCGGCCGATTAAGAGGCAGTAGCACAAGTTTCCGAATTATCGACGCATTCTCCGGGGCTGGAGGTATGACTTTGGGATTTTCCGGGTTTCTCAACCACGCCTTTAAGCCGGTTTGGGCCAACGACTTCGATAAATACTGCGTTGAGACATACAATAAAAATTTCGGAGGACACTGTATTCCAGGAGACATTGTCGAGATATTGAAAAATCCCGCCATTACCATACCGGATGCTGACGTGGTAATCGGGGGGCCTCCTTGCCAGGGGTTCAGCCTGTTGAATAAAAATCGTGATGGCGATCCCAGAAAACAGCTTTGGAGGCCTTTTCTTGAAATTGTCGAACGTTCAGGGGCAAAGGCCTTTGTCATGGAAAACGTTCCTCAACTTTTAGGATCATTTGAGCACGGTGAAATTATCGGCATGGCCCAAGCCATGGGCTTCAAGGTCTGGGCCGAGGTACTATGCGCTGCAGACTATGGGGTCCCTCAGACCCGCCGCCGGGCGTTCATCATAGGATGCAGGATAATCGATCCCAAAGTGCTGTTTCCGCCACGAAAAACCCATTACAATCCCAATGGAAAAAACAGTAAGCATTCTTCGTCGTTATTAAAACTGAGCGATTATCTGCATAAGCCAAAGAAATGGAAGAGTGTCAGGGATGCAATAGGAGATTTGCCCCCGCCTGAAGGAACTGAAATAAGAAATGTTCCACCACCGTTGGATCTGCATTTTGGACGTAATCCTACTGAACTCAGCCGGAAAAGATACCGGGCAATCCCGGATGAGGGAATGAACCGCTTCGATCTGCAAAAAGTCGCCCCTGATCTCACACCCAAGTGCTGGCTCAGAAAAAAATCAGGTGGAACGGATTTATTTGGAAGGCTTTGGTGGGACAAACCTGCGTTCACCATCCGTACCGAGTTTTTTAAACCCGAAAAGGGCAGATATCTTCATCCTCAGCAACACAGACCCATAACCCACCGTGAAGCAGCCAGACTGCAGACCTTTCCGGATGAGTTCGTCCTCAAGGGAACCAAGATTGAAATTGCCAAGCAAATCGGCAATGCGGTTCCTCCTGTGATGGCGGCCCGTGTAGCGGACGTGGTTTACACTCTTTTGACCTTCAAGGGTTACCACAATGGTTGA
- a CDS encoding Fic family protein has protein sequence MTTLRLFSSRFDSVPAATSWYLADLGEARGKQELFSRQSPQRLKALREHALVESAVSSNRIEGVEVDQSRITTIVFGQPLLKHRDEEEVRGYRQALTWIHDQGLKIPVSEETILQFHRMTRGEIWDAGKYKEKDGDIIEKYQDGRSRVRFRTVSAKVTPSYMKEMIGLYEDAIGDRIVPGFVLLAAFNLDFLCINPFRDGNGRVSRLLLLLQCYHLGLEVGRYISLERLIEQNKERYYETLEQSSQGWHEGKHDPWPYINFILSIIRTACLEFEQRIGRMQSPKGEKTRLVLHAINNISGSFSVAELQNKCPNVSVDMIRRILKNLRARDQVKCLGRGQNARWEKTAKWELGNVQ, from the coding sequence ATGACGACCCTGCGGCTATTTTCCAGCAGGTTCGATTCCGTGCCGGCAGCCACATCCTGGTATTTGGCGGACCTTGGCGAGGCACGGGGCAAACAGGAATTATTTTCCCGCCAATCGCCCCAGCGTCTCAAGGCTCTGCGGGAGCACGCCCTCGTTGAAAGCGCGGTGTCGTCCAACCGGATTGAAGGCGTTGAAGTCGATCAATCTCGTATTACCACCATCGTTTTCGGCCAGCCTCTTCTGAAGCACCGTGATGAGGAAGAAGTCCGGGGATACAGACAGGCCTTGACCTGGATTCATGATCAAGGCTTAAAAATCCCTGTATCCGAAGAAACGATTCTTCAGTTCCACCGTATGACACGCGGTGAGATCTGGGATGCCGGAAAATACAAGGAGAAAGACGGCGATATTATCGAAAAGTATCAGGATGGCCGGTCACGGGTCCGCTTCAGAACTGTTTCAGCCAAGGTTACACCGAGTTACATGAAGGAGATGATCGGATTGTACGAAGATGCCATCGGTGATCGTATAGTTCCAGGGTTTGTCCTTCTGGCTGCCTTCAACCTTGATTTTTTGTGCATCAACCCCTTTCGTGACGGCAACGGTCGTGTTTCAAGGCTGCTCTTGCTTCTGCAGTGTTACCATTTGGGTTTAGAGGTAGGACGGTATATCAGTCTGGAGCGCCTCATCGAACAGAACAAGGAACGATATTACGAGACCCTGGAGCAAAGTTCCCAGGGCTGGCATGAAGGCAAACACGACCCCTGGCCATACATCAATTTCATTCTTTCCATCATCAGGACGGCCTGTCTTGAATTTGAGCAGCGTATCGGGCGAATGCAGAGTCCCAAGGGCGAAAAAACAAGACTCGTATTACACGCTATCAACAACATATCTGGTTCTTTCAGTGTGGCCGAACTCCAAAACAAGTGCCCCAACGTTAGCGTGGATATGATCCGGCGCATTCTCAAAAATCTTCGGGCCAGGGATCAGGTTAAATGTCTAGGCCGCGGCCAGAACGCCCGGTGGGAAAAAACCGCCAAGTGGGAATTGGGTAATGTCCAATGA
- a CDS encoding L-serine ammonia-lyase — MQSLKELYRYGMGPSSSHTMGPRRAAEIFRERNSKACQIKVDLYGSLSLTGKGHLTDQAILSGLAPLSCEIIWHESSLDFHPNGMRFRSFDGNNNLLEEWTVFSIGGGELRELGQCQAETPYVYKQDSMAMVLEWTEKTGQPIWSLTMETEGPSLWEYLKFVWAKIKQSAEEGLGKEGCLPGGLHLKRKAHSFMARTKQLHKKSQRTALLSAYALAVSEQNAAGGFVVTAPTCGSCGVLPAVLLYLKKELKVSEDSIIKAMATAGIVGNLVKRNASISGAEVGCQGEVGVACAMASAAAAQLMGGTPHQVEYAAEIGLEHHLGLTCDPVLGLVQVPCIERNAFGAIRGLAAAEYSLLSDGRHLISFDQVVDVMQQTGHDLPSLYRETSQGGLARAFKPQNNARV, encoded by the coding sequence GTGCAATCTTTAAAAGAGCTTTACCGCTACGGCATGGGGCCTTCCAGCAGCCATACCATGGGGCCCAGACGGGCTGCGGAAATATTTCGCGAGCGTAACTCAAAAGCCTGCCAGATAAAGGTGGATCTTTACGGAAGCCTGAGTCTGACCGGCAAAGGACACCTTACAGACCAGGCAATATTATCGGGCCTTGCACCCTTATCCTGCGAAATTATCTGGCATGAGAGCAGTCTTGACTTTCATCCCAATGGCATGCGCTTCAGATCTTTTGATGGCAACAACAATCTGCTGGAAGAATGGACTGTATTCAGTATTGGAGGCGGAGAACTGCGTGAACTGGGGCAATGTCAGGCAGAAACCCCTTATGTGTACAAGCAGGATTCCATGGCCATGGTGCTGGAGTGGACCGAAAAGACCGGCCAGCCCATATGGTCTCTAACAATGGAAACCGAGGGCCCATCACTTTGGGAATATTTGAAATTTGTCTGGGCCAAGATCAAACAGTCAGCTGAAGAAGGTCTTGGTAAAGAAGGCTGTCTGCCTGGTGGCCTGCACCTCAAGCGCAAAGCCCATAGCTTTATGGCCAGAACAAAACAGCTGCATAAAAAATCACAGCGCACAGCACTCCTTTCAGCTTACGCCCTGGCTGTATCCGAGCAGAATGCTGCTGGGGGTTTTGTTGTGACTGCGCCAACCTGCGGATCGTGCGGGGTGCTCCCTGCGGTTCTTCTTTATCTGAAAAAAGAGCTCAAAGTCTCTGAGGACAGCATAATCAAGGCCATGGCCACTGCCGGCATTGTGGGCAATCTGGTTAAGAGAAACGCCTCTATTTCTGGTGCAGAGGTGGGCTGTCAGGGTGAGGTGGGAGTAGCCTGTGCCATGGCTTCTGCTGCAGCTGCTCAATTGATGGGAGGTACACCGCATCAGGTGGAGTATGCTGCTGAAATTGGTCTTGAGCATCATCTGGGACTGACATGTGATCCGGTTTTGGGGCTGGTGCAAGTCCCCTGCATAGAACGAAATGCATTTGGTGCCATAAGAGGCCTGGCTGCTGCTGAATATTCCCTGCTTTCAGACGGTCGTCACCTGATAAGTTTTGACCAGGTGGTGGATGTTATGCAGCAGACCGGACATGACCTCCCAAGTTTATACCGGGAAACATCCCAGGGCGGTCTGGCCAGGGCATTCAAACCTCAAAATAATGCAAGAGTTTAG
- a CDS encoding very short patch repair endonuclease — translation MVDCFSEEKRSWVMSRVKGCNTKPEMIVRSMVFRMGFRFRLHRRDLPGTPDIVLPRLKKIIFVHGCFWHGHEKCSKRKRPNENQSFWNKKLNDNINRDRNNIQHLKDLGWDVLVIWECETRNAQNLSKKLEVFLNDG, via the coding sequence ATGGTTGACTGCTTCAGCGAAGAAAAAAGAAGCTGGGTCATGAGCCGGGTAAAAGGCTGTAATACCAAACCTGAAATGATAGTGAGGTCCATGGTCTTTCGCATGGGATTCAGGTTTCGCCTCCATCGGAGAGATTTACCCGGAACCCCTGACATCGTCCTGCCCAGGCTCAAAAAAATCATATTCGTTCACGGATGTTTCTGGCATGGACATGAAAAGTGCTCCAAGCGTAAACGGCCGAATGAAAACCAGTCTTTCTGGAACAAGAAGCTCAACGACAATATCAATAGGGACAGGAACAACATTCAGCATTTGAAGGATCTGGGCTGGGACGTACTTGTGATTTGGGAATGTGAAACCAGAAATGCACAAAACTTGTCAAAAAAATTAGAGGTTTTTTTAAATGACGGTTGA
- a CDS encoding HNH endonuclease, whose product MEWARRVRELRTELGWPIVTKSTGRPDLAIGAYTLEADRQGYEHDRKIPDNIRREVLRRDGYKCSECSWSHEEWNPSDPRHLELHHIQYHAKGGKNTKENLQTFCTVCHDKIHKVKK is encoded by the coding sequence ATGGAATGGGCAAGACGGGTCCGCGAGCTCAGGACTGAACTAGGGTGGCCCATAGTCACCAAGTCTACAGGCCGCCCGGACCTGGCAATAGGTGCCTACACGCTTGAAGCCGACCGTCAAGGTTATGAACACGATAGGAAGATACCAGACAATATTCGCAGGGAAGTGCTGCGGAGAGATGGATACAAATGCAGTGAGTGCAGCTGGTCACATGAAGAATGGAACCCCTCCGATCCAAGGCACCTCGAATTGCACCACATTCAATATCATGCGAAGGGTGGTAAGAATACAAAAGAAAACCTCCAAACTTTTTGTACTGTATGTCATGACAAGATTCATAAGGTTAAGAAGTGA